From the genome of uncultured Bacteroides sp.:
TCTGTTTATCGTCCGGTAAAATTGGAGGGAGACTTTGAGGCCATAAGTACTCATCGGTTAATTCCAGACTAACAATATCATGTATTGTCTCCACAAAACCAATTGTCTGATTTATATCAGGCAGCGGAGGAGTAATCATTTCTACCTGACTTTCTGAAAAATCAGTTGTGATATAAGGATGTTTCAGCTTATTCCCAAAAACTTTTGGATGTGCCGTTTGAGCTAACTTACCATTTTTATCCACACGGATACTCTCCTTTTCAAGGCCAAACTGTGCATCCAACCACACATTACCTTTTAATAAATAGTTTGCCGATTTAAAGATATCACTTCCCATAACTTAAATTGAATTATGTTTGTTAATAAATAGTTTAAACAGAATAATATATAGTGTTACAAGTAATATACCTTTAGCAATGCTGCTTATGCTAATGCTCCACCAAACAGATGAAAGTGCATGTTTCCAGAAATTAATAAAAGAAATAGCCATTGGTATTCTGATTACTGTAAATATAATCCCGGAAATTGCCGGTATATTAGTTCGTCCCCAGCCAAAGAAAGCTCCTGTAGCCATTAACTCCATGCACATAAAAAGTTGAGAAAATCCCAGAATAATTAAATACTCCCTCCCCATAGCTATACTATCGGCATCACTTAAAAAGATAGAGAATAAAAAACCGGGAAAAGCAAGCAACAAGACAGAGGTTGCAGTTCCAATTAGAAAAGCAAGCAACATTCCCGAACGAAACGCAGCCCATTGTGTCTGATAATCCCTTGCTCCGTAAGCCTTTCCTGATATAGTGGATAGAGCCGAGACAAAACCACCTGCCGTCATGTACGAGATTGCTTCAATCTGCACTCCCACCTTTTGAACAGCAATAGCGGTGGCTCCCCAATCACTTATAATACGAGCCATTACAATAGCAACAGCAGTAAAAGATATCCGCTGAATAGCCGGACTTATTCCTAGCTTTATAATATCTTTCAAAAAACTATATTGATAAACAGTTTCAACAGGTTTCAGTTCTTCAGTCTTATTCAATTTCCTATAGAACAATATTGTAGCTATAGCCTGTGATATGATGGTAGCAATTGCTGCGCCCTTAATTCCCAGTCCTACAGGAAATATTAAAATAAAATCTAACAGAATATTGATTATTAACGCAGCTACATTAATGCGAAAGGGCGACCGACTATCTCCATAACCAATAAATACACTCGTAAAAAATAAGTTCTGAAATAAGAATGGGATACTCATTCCTACCAAGAGTAAATAATCTGTTGCAGCCTTTTCAATTACAGGATTATTCAATTGAATGAGCCCAATCAAGAATTGCCGGATCATTGCCAGCAAAGCGAAACAAACAAGTGCTAACATTATTACAGCCCGTAAACCATTCTTCACATAGCTTCTTGCAATAAATAAATTTCTTTCTCCAATAGCATGAGACACTTTTATTCCCACCCCAACTGTTAAGAGTGAAGATGTGGCCCAACTTAAATTCATATAAAATCCCGCAGAGCCAACAGCAGCAACAGCCTCACTACCAAACTTTCCAACAAAAATTATATTGATAAAATTATATGCCATTGACATAAACGAAGACGCAATAACCGGCAATGCCAACCGTACTAACTGATTCATAATAGAATCAAGTTGAACCTTGCTTATAACTTCCGCTGCATCTTTTTTTAAAACTCCCATATCTTTCACCGATTTCATTTTATTATAAAGACGCAGAATCAATTAAAAGGACGCAGAATTTTTATTTCAAAAAAGGATGTTTTTTTGCGTCTTTCATAAAAACATTGCGTCTTTATTGATGAACCACCATAAAAAAGAGTAAAGATGAAAGCAAGTAATTACAGAAAAGAAGAACTTTTCAATAAAATCCTGAGCAGAGGATTTTGGGAAGATATTCCTGAGCGCAAAGAAAAAGTATCTCGGTTTATCAGAGAGCTATTCAAATATCTATTCCCTGTTCAATGCTTATGTATGCCAGATAAAATGCAATTAGAGCAAGGTCATTTGACAGTATATAAATTGTTTAGAGAACTCTGTTTACCAATACAGGAGATGGATTCAGCAAAAGAACAGGAAACTGAGAACCGTTTCTTTTATAGCCTTCCTCAAATTTATGATTTACTAATAGAGGATGCCGAAGCTATTTTTAAAGGAGATCCAGCAGCCAGAAATATAGAAGAAGTAATTCACATCTATCCCGGATTTTACGCCATATTTATTCACAGGGTAGCACATGCCCTATATCAATTAAATATGACTCTGCTGGCTAGAATGTTTTCTGAATACTCACACAGTATCACAGGTATTGATATTCATCCCGGAGCAACAATTGGCCGATCGTTTGGAATAGATCACGGAACTGGAATTGTGATAGGAGAAACAACAATTATCGGAGATAATGTAAAAATATACCAGGGAGTAACTCTGGGAGCAAAAAGTGTAGAGAAAAGTCTGGCTCAAACCAAGCGCCATCCTACCATTGAAAATAATGTGACTATTTATGCCGGAGCAACAATCTTAGGTGGCGATACCGTTATTGGCAAAGACAGTATAGTAGGAGGAAATGTTTTTATTACACATAGCATTCCTGCAAAATCTATGGTGTATTATAACAATGAACTATCAATCAGACCTGTATAATAAAAATAAAATCAGGAGAATGTTGTTGATAAAGCATTCTTTATTCTATTTTTGTTATAGGGTATTTGAGTAAAGATATGAGTTTATATAATTTTGAGTTTTAATAAAGAAATAGCTAAATTTATGGATAATAGTACAGAATCAATCTGGCAAGCATGTTCTGACCAGTTAAAAGCTTATATAGTAAAACGAATGCCTGATTCTTCACTTGCCGACGATATTTTACAGGAAACATTTATCAAAATACACGAAAACATTCACTCAATAAAAGACGAAACGAAAATCTGCGCCTGGGTATTTCAGATTGCAAGAAATACGATAAACGATTATTATCGAAAAGACAAGACCAAGCCCTCTGAAGTTCAGATTCTTTCAGATGAAGAACTAAATGCTATTGACGAAGCAGATAGCAAATTGGAAGACAATCCAACAAAGCACCTTGCATCAGGTTTACAGGAAATGATCAATTCTCTACCTGAGAAATACGCTCAAGCGTTGAATATGGTAGAAATTCAAGGCCTATCTCAAATTCAGTTATCCAAAGAATTAAATATATCTGTTTCAGGAGCCAAATCGCGTGTTCAGCGTGGCAGACAAATGCTAAAAGATTCTCTAATGAATTGTT
Proteins encoded in this window:
- a CDS encoding MATE family efflux transporter, with translation MKSVKDMGVLKKDAAEVISKVQLDSIMNQLVRLALPVIASSFMSMAYNFINIIFVGKFGSEAVAAVGSAGFYMNLSWATSSLLTVGVGIKVSHAIGERNLFIARSYVKNGLRAVIMLALVCFALLAMIRQFLIGLIQLNNPVIEKAATDYLLLVGMSIPFLFQNLFFTSVFIGYGDSRSPFRINVAALIINILLDFILIFPVGLGIKGAAIATIISQAIATILFYRKLNKTEELKPVETVYQYSFLKDIIKLGISPAIQRISFTAVAIVMARIISDWGATAIAVQKVGVQIEAISYMTAGGFVSALSTISGKAYGARDYQTQWAAFRSGMLLAFLIGTATSVLLLAFPGFLFSIFLSDADSIAMGREYLIILGFSQLFMCMELMATGAFFGWGRTNIPAISGIIFTVIRIPMAISFINFWKHALSSVWWSISISSIAKGILLVTLYIILFKLFINKHNSI
- the epsC gene encoding serine O-acetyltransferase EpsC, with protein sequence MKASNYRKEELFNKILSRGFWEDIPERKEKVSRFIRELFKYLFPVQCLCMPDKMQLEQGHLTVYKLFRELCLPIQEMDSAKEQETENRFFYSLPQIYDLLIEDAEAIFKGDPAARNIEEVIHIYPGFYAIFIHRVAHALYQLNMTLLARMFSEYSHSITGIDIHPGATIGRSFGIDHGTGIVIGETTIIGDNVKIYQGVTLGAKSVEKSLAQTKRHPTIENNVTIYAGATILGGDTVIGKDSIVGGNVFITHSIPAKSMVYYNNELSIRPV
- the sigZ gene encoding RNA polymerase sigma factor SigZ, coding for MDNSTESIWQACSDQLKAYIVKRMPDSSLADDILQETFIKIHENIHSIKDETKICAWVFQIARNTINDYYRKDKTKPSEVQILSDEELNAIDEADSKLEDNPTKHLASGLQEMINSLPEKYAQALNMVEIQGLSQIQLSKELNISVSGAKSRVQRGRQMLKDSLMNCCHYEFDKYGTIISYHPIKCCCCSKSVKKD